A window of the Gossypium hirsutum isolate 1008001.06 chromosome A03, Gossypium_hirsutum_v2.1, whole genome shotgun sequence genome harbors these coding sequences:
- the LOC121217775 gene encoding uncharacterized protein, which yields MAVFDMGSTKAPGEDGFLGLFYQKCWHIIGDKVTDFCLHLLNGDMKTLANRFRRVIEKCIEVAQSAFVLERLISDNVLLAYEILNTLKGKRIGKKRWVKAIMQCITTVSYSVAMNRHREEKFQPTRGLRQCDPLSPFLFLLCGERLSKLLRLAEREGLLRGVKVSRNGPPISHILFADDYILFREATRSGVHLFKNILEEYRLCSGQCVNFDKSTVVFSKNTSEEEKQTVVNLLGVRSSNEPERYLGLPNMVGKRKKEAFQNLKDSLKKRIDNWSTKFITKR from the exons ATGGCAGTGTTCGACATGGGTTCTACGAAGGCGCCGGGAGAAGATGGATTTCTAGGACTGTTTTATCAAAAATGCTGGCACATTATTGGTGATAAAGTTACCGATTTTTGCTTACATCTTTTAAATGGTGATATGAAG ACTCTTGCGAACCGATTTCGAAGAGTGATCGAAAAATGTATAGAAGTTGCGCAAAGTGCTTTTGTGCTAGAAAGACTAATATCTGACAACGTGCTGTTAGCCTATGAAATCCTGAATACGTTGAAGGGGAAAAGAATAGGGAAGAAAAG ATGGGTAAAGGCTATTATGCAATGTATTACCACTGTTTCTTATTCAGTGGCCATGAACAGACATCGAGAAGAGAAATTTCAACCGACCAGAGGACTTCGTCAATGTGATCCATTAagcccatttttatttcttttatgtggtGAGAGATTATCCAAACTATTGCGACTTGCAGAACGGGAAGGACTTTTAAGAGGAGTGAAAGTTAGCAGGAATGGTCCACCGATTTCACACATTTTATTTGCCGATGACTATATCTTATTTAGGGAAGCCACAAGAAGTGGGGTGCATCTATTCAAAAATATATTGGAAGAATACAGACTTTGTTCGGGGCAGTGTGTGAATTTCGATAAATCAACGGTAGTTTTCAGCAAAAACACTTCAGAAGAAGAAAAGCAAACGGTTGTCAATTTACTGGGTGTTCGAAGTTCAAATGAGCCAGAACGCTATCTGGGATTGCCGAATATGGTGGGAAAGAGAAAGAAGGaagcttttcaaaatttgaaggataGCCTTAAAAAACGTATTGATAATTGGAGTACCAAGTTTATCACAAAGAGGTAA
- the LOC107887541 gene encoding uncharacterized protein, with the protein MSSGDLVQKLENLKKGLVKWSGQIQRNRQKKTKALTAKLSDLYDADRDDNNLAELIDTKIQLNFEIEKDERYWEQRAIMNWLKFGDKNSAFFHSQTTQRKKKNCIRKLQTEDGRETETLQEMERIARSYF; encoded by the coding sequence ATGTCTTCAGGAGACTTGGTGCAAAAGCTAGAAAATCTGAAGAAGGGCTTGGTCAAATGGTCTGGACAGATTCAAAGGAACCGACAGAAGAAGACGAAGGCTCTTACGGCTAAGTTATCAGATCTATATGATGCTGATAGAGATGACAACAATTTAGCTGAGTTGATTGATAcaaaaatacaattaaattttgaaatagagAAGGATGAACGGTATTGGGAACAGAGGGCCAtaatgaattggttgaaatttggGGATAAAAATTCAGCATTCTTTCACAGCCAAACAACACAACGTAAGAAGAAAAATTGTATTCGTAAGTTACAAACTGAGGATGGCAGGGAAACGGAGACCTTACAGGAAATGGAGAGAATCGCTCGCTCTTATTTTTAA